ATACCGGGACATTCGAAGGTGGAAAATTGGAGAAGAGGTGTTAAACGGTAATTTCTATGGAATGAACTTTACAGGGGCCGAAAACAATGATAATGAAAGTAATCCCAAAGCGTTCTTCAAACGAAGTGTTTACCAACGACGGGTGTTTACAAAGAAAAACTATTGGTTCCCTATACCGCAAGGTGAAATCGATAAAAACCCAAATCTTGTGCAGAACAAGGGATTTTAATAGCAGTTATTAAGGACATTCAGCCAATACTTCAGGCTGGGGCAGGTTTCTGCTGCCAGCCTGTAAAATTTGATCAGATACCGATATGATGAGCCGCAACGCGCTGATGATAAAGTGTTTGTTTTGCTTAAAAAGATGTTCAATGAAAAAGTATTTTAGTTATCTGTTACTGTTTGCAGCGTTTTTCACGCTTCATGCGAAAGCACAACACAAAACGGAAATTATAGGTCAGGTATGGCCAATAGAAAAAGTTAATGGCTAAGAGGTTTTTCTTTTTCCAGAAAGCCGAGGGCTGAAGCAGCGAGTGTAAAACAACATACTGGTTTACTTGAATAAGGATTAATATAAAAATTCGGCAATTTATTGATATCAGTTATCTTTACAAGACATGCGCCTGCAATTGTATGATATTATTCCAATTTTACAGCCCTACATAAAATTGATATGTACTATGGACTGTGAGGAAGATGCGGACACGCATCATATTCGTGTGTTGCCGGATACTTGTGTGGAACTGTTTTTGAACTACACCAGTAAACCTGTGGCGATGATCGACAACGAATTCCATAATCGAAGTATCATTACTTCCCGTATGAGCCGTCCTATGGATGTTCAGATGCGTAAGGGTGCAGGCTGTCTTGCCGTTTGTTTTTATCCGGGGATGGCCAGTCAGTTCTTTCGTGTTTCAATGCAGGTGTTAACGGACACTACTGTAGCCCTCTCTGATGTATGGTCTGGAATGGCAGCAGAGTTAGAGGATCAGCTAGCCAGCTTATGCACCAATGAAGCTCGTGTAGAAACCGTGCAAAAATATCTGGTGCAACAATTGGCTTCCGATAAGCATGATTTACAGGTAGCCTTTTGTATGAAACAAGCGCGGCTTTCGGGCGGTTCAATTGCTGTGGGTAAGCTCAGTGCTGAAATTGGGATGAGTCAGCGTCAGCTTTCCAGGAGGTTTCAGGAAAATATAGGCTTGTCGCCCAAAGCGTATTTGCGTGTCTTCAGGTTCGTGCAGTCACTGCAGCATCTGAAAAAATACCCGCTTATTTCACTTACTGAGGTTGCCTATCAAAGCGGCTACTATGACCAGGCACATTTTATCCATGATTATAGGGTGTACACCGGACATTCTCCCTCTGAGGTTTTAGACGCACAGCACATTTTATTCTAATGTCCGTTTTATACAATTCCGGATCAAAGGGTTTATGAAATTTTGCAGGAT
This region of Pedobacter steynii genomic DNA includes:
- a CDS encoding AraC family transcriptional regulator yields the protein MRLQLYDIIPILQPYIKLICTMDCEEDADTHHIRVLPDTCVELFLNYTSKPVAMIDNEFHNRSIITSRMSRPMDVQMRKGAGCLAVCFYPGMASQFFRVSMQVLTDTTVALSDVWSGMAAELEDQLASLCTNEARVETVQKYLVQQLASDKHDLQVAFCMKQARLSGGSIAVGKLSAEIGMSQRQLSRRFQENIGLSPKAYLRVFRFVQSLQHLKKYPLISLTEVAYQSGYYDQAHFIHDYRVYTGHSPSEVLDAQHILF